The following proteins are co-located in the Arachis duranensis cultivar V14167 unplaced genomic scaffold, aradu.V14167.gnm2.J7QH unplaced_Scaffold_89394, whole genome shotgun sequence genome:
- the LOC127744687 gene encoding NADH dehydrogenase [ubiquinone] iron-sulfur protein 3, protein MENQSIFQYSWETLPISWVKKMERSEHGNRSDTNTDYLFQLLCFLKLHTYTRVQVSIDICGVDYPSRKRRFEVVYNLLSTRYNSRIRVQTCADEVTRISPVVSLFPSAGRWEREVWDMFGVSSINHPDLRRISTDYGFEGHPLRKDLPLSGYVEVRYDDPEKRVVSEPIEMTQEFRYFDFSSPWEQRSDG, encoded by the coding sequence ATGGAGAACCAATCCATTTTCCAATATAGTTGGGAGACTTTACCCATTTCTTgggtaaaaaaaatggaaagatCGGAACATGGGAATAGATCTGATACCAATACGGACTACCTATTTCAATTGTTGTGCTTTCTTAAATTGCATACCTATACAAGGGTTCAAGTTTCGATCGATATTTGCGGAGTTGATTATCCCTCTCGAAAACGAAGATTCGAAGTGGTCTATAATTTACTGAGTACTCGGTATAACTCACGCATTCGTGTACAAACCTGTGCAGACGAAGTAACACGAATATCTCCGGTAGTCAGTCTATTTCCGTCAGCCGGCCGGTGGGAGCGAGAAGTTTGGGATATGTTTGGTGTTTCTTCCATCAATCATCCGGATCTACGCCGTATATCAACAGATTATGGTTTCGAGGGTCATCCATTACGAAAAGACCTTCCTCTGAGTGGATATGTAGAAGTACGCTATGATGATCCAGAGAAACGTgtggtttctgaacccattgaGATGACCCAAGAATTTCGCTATTTCGATTTTTCTAGTCCTTGGGAACAGCGTAGCGACGGATAA
- the LOC127744685 gene encoding LOW QUALITY PROTEIN: uncharacterized protein LOC127744685 (The sequence of the model RefSeq protein was modified relative to this genomic sequence to represent the inferred CDS: inserted 2 bases in 1 codon; deleted 1 base in 1 codon): MAKNRRLLKVNNRRHGGRSTTIRNRQHENFVKKFFLSFXGIGTNKNGWDNKHPSRSYFGYPYNHRRVLR; encoded by the exons atggcaaaaaaccGACGCTTGCTGAAGGTGaa CAATAGGCGGCATGGGGGAAGAAGCACTACGATTAGGAATCGACAACACGAAAACTTTGTAAAAAaattcttcctttcttt cgGGATCGGAACTAACAAGAATGGTTGGGACAACAAGCATCCATCTCGTTCGTAT TTTGGATACCCGTATAACCATCGAAGGGTGTTGAGGTGA
- the LOC127744686 gene encoding photosystem I P700 chlorophyll a apoprotein A1-like, with product MIIRSPEPEVKILVDRDPIKTSFEEWAKPGHFSRTIAKGPDTTTWIWNLHADAHDFDSHTSDLEEISQKVFSAHFGQLSIIFLWLSGMYFHGARFSNYEAWLSDPTHIGPSAQVVWPIVGQEILNGDVGGGFRGIQITSGFFQIWRASGITSELQLYCTAIGALVFAALMLFAGWFHYHKAAPKLAWFQDVESMLNHHLAGLLGLGSLSWAGHQVHVSLPINQF from the coding sequence ATGATTATTCGTTCGCCGGAACCAGAAGTAAAGATTTTGGTAGATAGAGATCCCATAAAAACTTCTTTCGAGGAATGGGCAAAACCCGGTCATTTCTCAAGAACAATAGCTAAGGGACCCGATACTACTACTTGGATTTGGAACCTACATGCTGATGCTCATGATTTCGATAGCCATACTAGTGATTTAGAGGAGATTTCCCAAAAAGTATTTAGTGCCCATTTCGGCCAACTCTCCATCATCTTTCTTTGGCTTAGTGGCATGTATTTCCATGGTGCTCGTTTTTCCAATTATGAAGCATGGCTAAGTGATCCAACTCACATTGGACCTAGTGCCCAAGTGGTTTGGCCAATAGTGGGCCAAGAAATATTAAATGGTGATGTTGGCGGGGGTTTCCGAGGAATACAAATAACCTCCGGTTTTTTCCAGATTTGGCGAGCATCTGGAATAACTAGTGAATTACAACTTTATTGCACCGCAATTGGTGCATTAGTATTTGCAGCCTTAATGCTTTTTGCTGGTTGGTTTCATTATCACAAAGCTGCTCCAAAATTGGCTTGGTTCCAAGATGTAGAATCTATGTTGAATCACCATTTGGCAGGATTACTAGGACTTGGATCTCTTTCTTGGGCCGGGCATCAAGTACATGTATCTTTACCAATTAACCAATTTTGA